The genomic stretch AGGGTCTTGGCTGCGCTGGGGACGTCCGGCATTGCGTTTGATCCGTCGCGGGTCGACGTCTGGCTTGGGGGAGAAAAGATGTGCGAGGCCGGAGCGCCCGGGTTGGGGAATCGCGCGCGCGCGCGCGCCGCACTCCTAGCCCGGGAAGTGGAAGTGCGAGTGGACCTGCACCGAGGGGAAGCCTCATCCACGGTGCTGACCAATGACCTGTCCGCCGAGTACGTGCGGATCAACTCGGAGTACACGACATGACGGCCAACGCAATCGAGAAGGCGCGCATCCTGATGGAGGCGCTTCCGTACATCAAGCGTTACCACGGAAAGACGATCGTGGTGAAGTACGGGGGTGCTGCCATGGAGGATCCTTCGCTGCGCGAGGGGTTCGCCGACGACATCGCCTTGATGCGATTCGTGGGGCTTAACCCCGTCGTCGTGCACGGTGGCGGTCCGCAGGTGACGGCACACATCCGGCGATTGGGTGGCGAGGCGACGTTCGTCGGCGGGTACCGAGTGACGACAGCGGAGGACCTCGAAGTCGTACGAATGGTCCTCGCGGGAGTGATCAACAAGGACATCGTGTCGATGATCAACCGGCACGGGACGCTCGCCGCCGGCCTTTCCGGTGAAGACGGGGCATTGGTGCGCGTGCGCAAGCGTCAGGCGGAGGTTGACCTTGGGTTTGTTGGGGAGGTGGACTGGGTCAATCCCGGCATCGTCAGGGACATCTCGAGGGACTTCATTCCGGTCATCGCATCGCTGGGCACCGACGGGAACGGCCAGACGTACAACGTAAACGCCGACGAGGTCGCTGCGGCCATTGCGGAGGCGCTTGGCGCCGAGAAGCTTGTCTTCTTGACCAACGTCGAAGGGATCATGGATGCCCGCGGTGAGTTGATGCCGCAGGTGACGTCCGACGGTGTGGAGCGCTTGCGAGGCGAGGGTGTGCTGTCGGCGGGGATGTTGCCGAAGGTGGATGCGGCTCTGCGTGCAATCCGGGGAGGCGTTCCGCGGGTGACGATTCTTGACGGGCGAGCCGAGCACGCGTTGCTGCTGGAGATGTTCACGGATCAAGGGGTCGGGACGATGGTGACGGCATGAACTTCAAAGCCATCGTCGAGGCGGAGCGGGCTTATCACATGCAGGTGTACGGGCGACTTCCGGTCGCATTCGTTCGCGGAGCGGGCGCGCGCCTGTGGGATACCGACGGACGGGAGTACCTGGACTTCCTGAGCGGGATCGCCGTCATGAGCGTCGGCCATTCACATCCGAGGGTTGTTGAGGCGGTGCGCGCGCAGGTTGGGGAACTCGTTCACGTGTCCAACCTCTTCTACACCGAGCCGCAAGTGCGACTGGCCGAGCGCCTGCACGAACTCCTTGGGTGGGGCAAGGTGTTCTTTGGGAACTCCGGCGCCGAGGCGAACGAGTGCGCATTGAAGCTCGCGCGCAAGTGGGCTACGCAAACCTCCGGTCGGTCCCGCTTCGGTGTTGTGGTCGCTGAGGGGTCCTTTCACGGTCGGACGTTTGCAACGCTAGCGGCAACCGGGCAGCCTCATAAGCACGAACCGTTCCGCCCGTTGCCGGAGTGGTTCAGCCACGTCCCGCCCGACGATGTTGCGGCGCTGGATGCGGCGGTCGGCGACGAGACGTCGGCGATTCTCCTCGAGGTCGTGCAAGGAGAAGGGGGCGTGCGGGCACTCACTCCTGAGTACCTCGGCGCCGCGCGCGAGATCAGTCGGGAGCGCGGCGTCGCGCTGGTTTTCGACGAAGTGCAAACCGGGCTCGGCAGAACCGGCCGCTGGTTCGCCTTCCAGCGTCACGACATCGTCCCGGACATCGTGACGCTTGCCAAGGCGCTCGGCGCAGGATTGCCCATCGGCGCGTGCGTGGCGCGTGAGGAAGTTGCGGCTGCGTTCGGACCCGGTGACCACGCGACGACGTTCGGTGGGGGGCCTGTGCCCTGTGCTGCCGCCCTGGCGGTGCTGGACGTCATCGAGGCCGAGGGGTTGGTCGAAGCGGCCGAAAGGATGGGCGCGCGCCTGATGGATGGACTGCGCGCGCTCGCCGGACAGCATGATGGGATCGAGTCTGTTCGGGGAGTCGGTCTTCTTGTCGCAGTGGAGCTTCGTGGTGACTGGGCTGCCGACATCGTTCGACTGGCGTTGGAGCGCGGCCTCGTCGTAAACAACGTCCAACCGAATGCGATTCGACTGGCACCTCCGCTCGTGGTGACCTCCGACGAGATCGATCGGGCGGTGCAGGCGCTCGGGGATGCGATCGGTGCGTGCGAGGCGGTGCGTGGCCGGAGCGAGCAGGGGATTCCGCCTAGGGAGGGCCAATGAGCGATCGCAGGCCGTTGATCTTGGTGGTCGAGGATGATCCGTCAGTGCAGACGATGTTGACGCTTGTCCTGGAGGGCGAGGGGTATGAGGTCGTCGCGGCACGTGATGGTCTGGAAGGGTTGGTGAAGATGGATCTGCAGCACCCATCTTTGATGATCCTAGACCTGATGATGCCGAACGTGTCCGGTGAGCGTGTCTTGGAAGAGGTTCGTTCCGATTCGCGACTGAACTCGATTCCGATCCTGATAGTGAGCGGGCGTCACGATGTGCGGGAGACGTTCGATCCCGTGCTTGGTCCGGAGAATGTGTTTCCGAAGCCGCTCGATCCTGGGAAGTTGATCGAACGGATCGAGGAGATCTTGGAGGGCGGACAGTGAAGCGCGATTTCCTCACGATGGACTCGTTGACGCCACGCGAACTCTCGGGGCTGCTGGACCGCGCGGCACAGATGAAGGCGGCCCGACTGTCTAGTTCGGCGCTGGCCGGATGTGCGGTCGGGATGATCTTCGAGAAGCCGTCGACGCGCACGCGCGTGTCCTTCGAGGTAGGTGTGTCCGAACTTGGTGGGTGGCCTCTCGTGCTGTCGGCGTCGGAGATGCAACTCGGCCGCGGCGAGACCATCGAGGACACCGCCCGAGTGCTGTCGAGGTACCTCGGAATGCTCGTCGTCCGCACATTCGGGCAGGATCGGCTCGATCGACTGGCGCGCGCAGCCTCCATCCCGGTCGTCAATGCGCTTTCCGACCTGGAGCACCCCTGTCAAGTTCTTGCGGATCTGCTGACGATTCGCGAGCATCTGGGAGATCCCGGCGGCCGGACGCTCGCATACGTTGGAGATGGGAACAACGTTGCCCACTCGTTGATGATTGGGGGAGCGCTGTCGGGAATGCACGTGAGGATCGGCGTTCCGCCGGGCTACGAACCCATTCCGCAGGTGGTGCGCCGTGCTGAGGAAATCGCCGAGGGCGGCGGCGGGTCGATCGTCGTCACCACCGACGCTGCCCGTGCCGTCGCGGGCGCTCACGTGGTGTACACGGATGTGTGGGCAAGCATGGGCCAGGAGGCCGAAGCCGAGGAGCGTCGGCTGATCTTCGCGCCGTACCAGGTGAACGAACATCTCGTCTCGAGCGCGAGCCCGGATGCGATCGTAATGCACTGCCTTCCGGCTCATCGCGGTGAGGAGATTTCCGACGAGGTGATCGAAGGAGAGCGCTCGGTGGTGTGGGATCAAGCGGAGAACCGGCTGCACTCGCAGAAAGCGTTGATGGAATGGCTGCGAACGTGAAGGCACGGCGGCGCCGTCGGATCGTGCAGATACTTCAGCGCCACGCGGTCGAGAGCCAGGCCGATCTGGTCGCGCTGTTGCGTGACCAAGGCGAGCAAGTGACGCAGGCAACCCTGTCGCGCGACCTTGATGATCTCGGAGCGTTCAAGGCCCGAGGTCCCGACGGCCGCCTGACCTATCGGTTGCCGGACGAGCCTCCGGCAACGGGCGAGACGCTTCGCAAAATGCTTACGGAGTTCGTGACCGATGTTGAATCATCGGGGTCCATGGTTGTGCTGCGGACCCCACCCGGATGCGCGCATCCGGTAGCGCGCGCGATGGACGCGGCAGGCGTGAAGGACGTAATCGCGACGGTGGCGGGGGACGACACCGTGCTCGTTGTTTGTCGCGAAGGTGTCCCGGGACGCGTGATCGCTCGGCGCGTTGAGTCGATTCTTACCGAAACCAGAACATCGAAGGGAGCATGACGTGACTGAACGCTGTGTACTCGCCTACTCGGGTGGCCTTGACACCTCGGTGGCAATCGGATGGCTGAAGGAGAAGTACAACACGGAAGTGGTGGCGATGGCCGTCGATGTTGGGCAGGGCGTCGATGCCGATCTGTTGCGCGCGCGTGGTGAAGCCTGCGGCGCCGCTGAGGTCATCGTGGTTGATGCCCGCGACGAGTTCGCCCGGGATTTCGCGCTCCCCGCATTGCGCGCGAACGCTTTGTACATGGGCAAGTACCCCTTGGTGTCGGCGTTGTCGCGTCCGCTGATCGTGAAGCACCTTGTGCGGGTAGCGCGGGAAACCGGCGCGGCGTCGATCGCGCATGGTTGCACCGGGAAGGGGAACGACCAAGCACGGTTTGAGGTGGCGACGTCGGCACTCGCGCCGGATCTCATTTCGATCGCACCGGTGCGCGATGCGGAGTTGTCGCGAGATGCCGCCGTGGCGTACGCGGAGGAGCGGGGACTGCCGGTTCCCGTGACGAAGAGCAGCTTGTACTCGGTGGACGAGAACCTGTGGGGCCGCACCATCGAGTGCGGGATCCTGGAAGACCCGTGGGAAACGCCGCCGGCAGACGCGTACGAGTGGACGGCGGATCCGCAGACGTCGGGAGCGCCCGACGTGCTGACGATCACGTTCGAAAAGGGAGAGCCGGTAGCGGTGGATGGTGAGCGTGGGTCGCTGGCCGACACGATCGGCGCAATCGCCAAGCGAGCCGGGGCCAAGGGTGTGGGTCGACTCGACATGATGGAAGACCGGCTCATCGGCATCAAGAGCCGCGAGGTGTACGAGGTCCCCGGCGCAATGACGCTGGTAACGGCGCATCGCGACTTGGAAGACTTGACGCTGGAGGCCTCCCTTGGCGTGTTCAAGCGAAGCATGGAGCAGACGTATGCGAGCTTGGTCTACAACGGGCTCTGGTTCTCTCCGCTGCGCGCCGCTCTGGACGCTTTTGTGTCCGAGACGCAGCGACCGGTTACCGGTGACGTGCGAGTGCGCATGCACGCAGGGAGCGCGGTCGTGGAGGGGCGGCGGTCTCCGTACGCGCTGTACTCCCACGGCCTAGCCACGTACGAGGCCGGGGATCAGTTTGACCACCAAGCCGCAGCAGGCTTCGTCAAGCTCTGGGGCTTGCCGTTGAAGGTATGGTCCGAGCAGCAGGGAGAGATCCGGTGACGAGGCTGTGGGGCGGACGCTTCACCGAGGATCCCGCGACGGAGATGTTCGCCTTCACCGAGAGCCTGTCATTCGACCGTGTTCTTGCGACTGAGGATTGCGCGGTCCTCGCCGCGCACGCGGGCAGCCTGGTGGCGGTCGGCGTGCTCACGCAGGAGGAGGCAGGACGGGTCCGGGCCACACTCGAGGAGATCGCCGGCGAGATGGCGGATCCGGAGTACGTGTGGGACACCCGAGACGAGGATGTGCACACGGCGGTCGAACGCGCACTGCTGGAGCGCCTGAGTGACATCGGGCCGCGGGTTCGCGCCGGCCTGTCGCGGAACGACCGCGTAGCGACGGCTCTGCGGCTGTGGCTTGGCAAGCACGGGCGCGTTGTGGTGTCGGCGCTCGCCGACCTCATCGAGGTTCTTGCCGGGCGCGCGTCGGAGTCGCGGGACATTGTGCTCCCCGGATATACGCATCTGCAGCGGGCCCAGCCGGTGAGTCTTGCCCACCATCTTCTCGCGCACGCGTTTGCCCTCGAACGTGACGCACAGCGTTTCCTGGGAGCGCTGGCGCGCGCCGATGAGTCGCCGCTCGGCGCTGGAGCGCTCGCCGGCTCGACTCTTGGGCTCGATTCCGCGGCCACGGCGCGCGCCCTCGGGTTCTCTTCGGCCATGCGAAACTCGATTGACGCGGTTGCAGCGCGCGACTTCGTTGTGGAGTTTCTGGCGGCCGGGGCCATCTGCGGGATGCACTGCGCTCGCCTGGGCGAAGAACTGGTGCTGTGGACGAGTGCCGAGTTCGGTTTCGCTGAGTTCTCCGATGCCTATGCGACCGGGTCCTCGCTGATGCCGCAGAAGAAGAACCCGGATGTGGCGGAACTGGCGCGCGGCAAAGCGGGTCGTCTGATCGGAGATCTCACCGGCCTGCTGGTTACGCTAAAGGGCCTTCCGCTCGCGTACAACCGGGACCTGCAAGAGGACAAGGAACCTCTATTCGACGCAGTGCAGACGCTCATCCGGATGCTGCCCGCACTCGGCGGAGCGATGAACGGCATCCGCTTTGACGTCGACCGCATGGGACGTGCTGCGTCGACCGGGACCCTGCTTGCCACAGATTTGGCCGAATACCTCGTGGGAAAGGGAGTTGCGTTCCGCGCGGCACACGAGGTCGTCGGCCGAGTCGTGCAGCGCGCGCTTTCCCAGGAGCGGGACCTCGCAGATCTGGATCTCGAAGAACTGCGGGCGTTGTCCGATTCGTTCGGGTCGGACGTTCGGGAGGTCCTGTCTCCGCGGGCGTCGGTTGAGCGGCGCGCGGCTCCCGGTCCGTCCGCAAGGTCCGTCGACGCGCAGCTGGTCGCGATTGGGGATGCGATCGCACGCATTCGGGCGGCCATCACCTGACCCCGCGGGTAGGATCGCGGTGATGCCGCGGGTGAACGAGGAGATCGAAGATCTGCTCACCGAGTGGGCGGACTTGTTGCAGATCGGCGGAGCCGACGCATTCCGGGTGCGAGCGTACGAGAAGGCCGCGCGCGCCCTAGGCGGACACCCTCGGGATCTGCGAGATCTGTCCGATCGAGAGATCCTGGCAATCCCGTCGGTCGGCAAGCACATGGCCGCGCGCGTCCGCGAATACCTTGACGCCGGGACCATGCACGAACTCGAGGATATGCGAGAGGCCGTTCCGGCCGGCGTGCGGGATCTGATGCGCGTTCCCGGTCTCGGCCCAAAACGTGCGCTGCTGCTGCATCAGGAACTGGGGATCGCCGGCATCGGCGAACTTGCGGATGCGATTGCGTCCGAGCGCGTGCGCGCCGTGAAGGGCCTGGGGGAGAAGACCGAGCTGAACCTTTTCCGCGCGCTCCAGAACCTCAGCCGGACACAGGACCGCGTGCGCATCGATGAGGCGATCGAGATCTCGCTGCGGGTTGTGGAACAACTGGAGAATCTTCCGGGCGTGAAGTCGATTGTCCCTGCGGGCTCCGTCCGGCGGATGCGGGATACGATCGGCGACCTCGACGTGCTCGTGGCGTCCGAAAACTCGGAGCATGTGATGGGCGCGTTCCTCGAAATGCCCGATGTGGTGTCGGTGGTTGCGCGGGGCGATACGAAGTCCAGCGTTGTAACCCGCCGCGGCATGCAGATTGATCTTCGGGTGGTGCCCGCGAACGCGTGGGGGGCGGCGCTGATCTACTTCACGGGCTCGAAGGAGCACAACGTCAAGATCCGGGAACTGGCGATGAAGGCCGGCATGAAGC from Actinomycetota bacterium encodes the following:
- the argH gene encoding argininosuccinate lyase, translated to MTRLWGGRFTEDPATEMFAFTESLSFDRVLATEDCAVLAAHAGSLVAVGVLTQEEAGRVRATLEEIAGEMADPEYVWDTRDEDVHTAVERALLERLSDIGPRVRAGLSRNDRVATALRLWLGKHGRVVVSALADLIEVLAGRASESRDIVLPGYTHLQRAQPVSLAHHLLAHAFALERDAQRFLGALARADESPLGAGALAGSTLGLDSAATARALGFSSAMRNSIDAVAARDFVVEFLAAGAICGMHCARLGEELVLWTSAEFGFAEFSDAYATGSSLMPQKKNPDVAELARGKAGRLIGDLTGLLVTLKGLPLAYNRDLQEDKEPLFDAVQTLIRMLPALGGAMNGIRFDVDRMGRAASTGTLLATDLAEYLVGKGVAFRAAHEVVGRVVQRALSQERDLADLDLEELRALSDSFGSDVREVLSPRASVERRAAPGPSARSVDAQLVAIGDAIARIRAAIT
- the argF gene encoding ornithine carbamoyltransferase → MKRDFLTMDSLTPRELSGLLDRAAQMKAARLSSSALAGCAVGMIFEKPSTRTRVSFEVGVSELGGWPLVLSASEMQLGRGETIEDTARVLSRYLGMLVVRTFGQDRLDRLARAASIPVVNALSDLEHPCQVLADLLTIREHLGDPGGRTLAYVGDGNNVAHSLMIGGALSGMHVRIGVPPGYEPIPQVVRRAEEIAEGGGGSIVVTTDAARAVAGAHVVYTDVWASMGQEAEAEERRLIFAPYQVNEHLVSSASPDAIVMHCLPAHRGEEISDEVIEGERSVVWDQAENRLHSQKALMEWLRT
- a CDS encoding argininosuccinate synthase, translated to MTERCVLAYSGGLDTSVAIGWLKEKYNTEVVAMAVDVGQGVDADLLRARGEACGAAEVIVVDARDEFARDFALPALRANALYMGKYPLVSALSRPLIVKHLVRVARETGAASIAHGCTGKGNDQARFEVATSALAPDLISIAPVRDAELSRDAAVAYAEERGLPVPVTKSSLYSVDENLWGRTIECGILEDPWETPPADAYEWTADPQTSGAPDVLTITFEKGEPVAVDGERGSLADTIGAIAKRAGAKGVGRLDMMEDRLIGIKSREVYEVPGAMTLVTAHRDLEDLTLEASLGVFKRSMEQTYASLVYNGLWFSPLRAALDAFVSETQRPVTGDVRVRMHAGSAVVEGRRSPYALYSHGLATYEAGDQFDHQAAAGFVKLWGLPLKVWSEQQGEIR
- a CDS encoding acetylornithine transaminase, with translation MNFKAIVEAERAYHMQVYGRLPVAFVRGAGARLWDTDGREYLDFLSGIAVMSVGHSHPRVVEAVRAQVGELVHVSNLFYTEPQVRLAERLHELLGWGKVFFGNSGAEANECALKLARKWATQTSGRSRFGVVVAEGSFHGRTFATLAATGQPHKHEPFRPLPEWFSHVPPDDVAALDAAVGDETSAILLEVVQGEGGVRALTPEYLGAAREISRERGVALVFDEVQTGLGRTGRWFAFQRHDIVPDIVTLAKALGAGLPIGACVAREEVAAAFGPGDHATTFGGGPVPCAAALAVLDVIEAEGLVEAAERMGARLMDGLRALAGQHDGIESVRGVGLLVAVELRGDWAADIVRLALERGLVVNNVQPNAIRLAPPLVVTSDEIDRAVQALGDAIGACEAVRGRSEQGIPPREGQ
- the argR gene encoding arginine repressor — protein: MAANVKARRRRRIVQILQRHAVESQADLVALLRDQGEQVTQATLSRDLDDLGAFKARGPDGRLTYRLPDEPPATGETLRKMLTEFVTDVESSGSMVVLRTPPGCAHPVARAMDAAGVKDVIATVAGDDTVLVVCREGVPGRVIARRVESILTETRTSKGA
- the argB gene encoding acetylglutamate kinase, whose product is MTANAIEKARILMEALPYIKRYHGKTIVVKYGGAAMEDPSLREGFADDIALMRFVGLNPVVVHGGGPQVTAHIRRLGGEATFVGGYRVTTAEDLEVVRMVLAGVINKDIVSMINRHGTLAAGLSGEDGALVRVRKRQAEVDLGFVGEVDWVNPGIVRDISRDFIPVIASLGTDGNGQTYNVNADEVAAAIAEALGAEKLVFLTNVEGIMDARGELMPQVTSDGVERLRGEGVLSAGMLPKVDAALRAIRGGVPRVTILDGRAEHALLLEMFTDQGVGTMVTA
- a CDS encoding response regulator, with product MSDRRPLILVVEDDPSVQTMLTLVLEGEGYEVVAARDGLEGLVKMDLQHPSLMILDLMMPNVSGERVLEEVRSDSRLNSIPILIVSGRHDVRETFDPVLGPENVFPKPLDPGKLIERIEEILEGGQ